A window of the Streptomyces finlayi genome harbors these coding sequences:
- a CDS encoding putative bifunctional diguanylate cyclase/phosphodiesterase: MSIPAQASGTPDAEPDGPEGRLRRFATIWSRAIFPSTATSMTRQEFEQHLLPLARELSEILHARPFDPAPAHGIGAALVAAHCTDPDALSSTLGVIDSYLVLYCGSNATPAFSTEDSRARCARMQHALAGGFSLALRERTLAEQEAIARSALAARSHAEHALHATEARFRAVFKDAAIGIGIADLEGNILEVNDTLTRMFGGLEHHVRSHKVPEWVHPEDSPNVWKYYNELVRGEREHYHVEKPYYRNDGTVLWTNLTVSLLRDSEGRPEYQLALMEDTTERRLLNLRLRYEATHDALTGLPNRTLFFERLEKTLAAKGGTRFGLCYLDLDGFKAINDSLGHAAGDRLLVEVADRLQSCATAPGEMVARLGGDEFVALTTGPHTEDEVDELACRILGVLATPIRLDGRELTVRGSIGVVEGPAAGARTAAEVLRSADITMYRAKSAGGNRFELADAEADARAITRHGLTTALPAALDRGEFFIEYQPLVHLGDGSVHGAEALVRWCHPQHGVLGPDRFIPLAEHTGLIVPLGRWVLEESVRQANFWKERHSDGGPLRINVNLSPTQLHHPRLVAETVDVLERSGLEPGALCLEVTESALIGADDDLLKPLRQLAEMGVDIALDDFGTGYSNLANLRRLPVSVLKLDRSFTQGMQQHPADPVDLKIVEGIVSLAHSLNLAVTVEGVETGAQAEQLRQLGCDTAQGWYYARPGAPDRIHALLLADAV; encoded by the coding sequence GTGAGCATCCCTGCCCAGGCGTCCGGCACCCCGGACGCGGAACCGGACGGTCCCGAGGGCCGGCTCCGGAGATTCGCCACGATCTGGAGCCGGGCGATCTTTCCGTCCACGGCCACCTCCATGACCCGCCAGGAGTTCGAACAGCATCTGCTGCCGCTGGCACGCGAGCTGAGCGAGATCCTGCACGCGCGGCCCTTCGACCCGGCGCCCGCGCACGGGATCGGGGCCGCGCTGGTCGCCGCGCACTGCACGGATCCCGACGCGCTCAGCTCGACGCTCGGCGTCATCGACTCGTACCTGGTGCTCTACTGCGGAAGCAACGCAACGCCGGCGTTCTCGACCGAGGACAGCCGGGCCCGTTGCGCACGGATGCAGCACGCGCTCGCCGGCGGATTCTCGCTGGCGCTGCGCGAGCGGACCCTCGCCGAACAGGAGGCCATCGCCCGCTCGGCGCTCGCCGCCCGCTCCCATGCCGAACACGCCCTGCACGCGACCGAGGCACGGTTCCGCGCCGTGTTCAAGGACGCCGCGATCGGCATCGGCATCGCGGACCTGGAGGGCAACATCCTGGAGGTCAACGACACCCTCACCCGGATGTTCGGCGGCCTCGAGCACCACGTCCGCAGCCACAAGGTGCCCGAGTGGGTCCACCCCGAGGACTCACCGAACGTGTGGAAGTACTACAACGAGCTGGTCAGGGGCGAACGCGAGCACTACCACGTCGAGAAGCCCTACTACCGCAACGACGGCACCGTCCTGTGGACCAACCTCACGGTCTCGCTGCTGCGGGACTCCGAGGGCCGGCCCGAATACCAGCTGGCGCTCATGGAGGACACCACCGAGCGCCGCCTGCTCAACCTGCGGCTGCGCTACGAGGCCACCCACGACGCGCTCACCGGGCTACCGAACCGCACCCTGTTCTTCGAACGGCTGGAGAAGACCCTCGCGGCGAAGGGCGGGACCCGCTTCGGGCTCTGCTACCTCGACCTCGACGGCTTCAAGGCGATCAACGACAGCCTGGGCCACGCGGCGGGGGACCGGCTGCTCGTCGAGGTCGCGGACCGGCTGCAGAGCTGTGCGACCGCGCCGGGCGAGATGGTGGCGCGGCTCGGCGGCGACGAGTTCGTCGCCCTGACCACCGGGCCGCACACCGAGGACGAGGTCGACGAGCTGGCCTGCCGGATACTCGGCGTGCTCGCCACGCCGATCCGGCTCGACGGCCGCGAGCTGACGGTGCGGGGCTCCATCGGCGTCGTCGAAGGACCGGCCGCGGGGGCACGTACCGCCGCAGAGGTCCTGCGCAGTGCGGACATCACGATGTACCGGGCGAAGTCGGCCGGTGGCAACCGCTTCGAACTGGCGGACGCGGAGGCCGACGCCCGTGCGATCACCCGGCACGGGCTGACCACGGCGCTGCCTGCGGCGCTGGACCGGGGCGAGTTCTTCATCGAGTACCAGCCCCTGGTGCACCTCGGCGACGGCAGCGTGCACGGAGCGGAGGCGCTGGTGCGGTGGTGCCATCCGCAGCACGGCGTGCTCGGCCCCGACCGGTTCATCCCGCTCGCCGAACACACCGGTCTCATCGTGCCGTTGGGGCGCTGGGTGCTGGAGGAGTCCGTGCGGCAGGCCAACTTCTGGAAGGAACGGCACAGCGACGGAGGGCCGCTGAGGATCAACGTCAATCTCTCGCCGACCCAGCTGCACCATCCGCGGCTGGTCGCCGAGACCGTGGACGTACTGGAGCGTTCAGGTCTGGAGCCGGGCGCGCTGTGCCTGGAGGTCACCGAGTCGGCACTGATCGGCGCGGACGACGATCTGCTCAAGCCGTTGCGTCAACTGGCCGAGATGGGCGTGGACATAGCGCTCGACGACTTCGGCACGGGCTACTCGAACCTGGCGAACCTCCGGCGGCTTCCGGTGAGCGTGCTCAAGCTGGATCGTTCGTTCACGCAGGGAATGCAGCAGCACCCCGCCGACCCGGTCGACCTGAAGATCGTCGAGGGCATCGTGTCGCTGGCCCACAGCCTGAATCTGGCCGTGACGGTGGAAGGAGTGGAGACCGGCGCCCAGGCGGAGCAGCTACGTCAGTTGGGCTGCGACACGGCCCAGGGCTGGTACTACGCCCGTCCGGGCGCGCCGGACCGCATCCACGCCCTGCTGCTGGCCGACGCGGTGTGA
- a CDS encoding zf-HC2 domain-containing protein — MDADRAEVPHVRQLLGAYVLDALAAGECVRVSRHLQHCDGCAGAYVEVAEASAILGLLNEEDLLE, encoded by the coding sequence ATGGACGCCGACCGTGCCGAGGTCCCGCATGTGCGGCAGTTGCTCGGCGCGTACGTCCTGGACGCGCTCGCCGCCGGGGAGTGCGTACGGGTCTCCCGGCATCTTCAGCACTGCGACGGCTGTGCGGGCGCCTATGTGGAGGTCGCGGAGGCGTCCGCCATCCTGGGCCTGCTCAACGAGGAGGACCTGCTGGAGTAG
- a CDS encoding bestrophin-like domain yields the protein MSEWLVLTIAMASACAVVLTIAVLNNRRIGEDDDPSETPDVIEYMTMMIGVVYAIVLGLAIAGVWEGRSAAQESVRLEAQALHEVSARSSVYPVEVRDRIRADVDAYVAYVIDDEWKAMTDTGSLTERGTRLLDRVRADVTEYQPRTDHEGQAYQPLVDQVAAADDARGSRGQSAGATMPGVVWFGLITGAMVTVGLIFTLQIRRTFRELLLAGLFSVLIAFLLFLIWDFDSPFGRGISATTAPFVDLFPDAARD from the coding sequence ATGTCGGAATGGCTTGTTCTGACCATTGCCATGGCCTCGGCCTGCGCAGTCGTGCTCACCATCGCGGTCCTCAACAACCGGCGCATCGGCGAGGACGACGACCCGTCCGAGACGCCGGACGTCATCGAGTACATGACGATGATGATCGGCGTGGTGTACGCGATCGTCCTCGGCCTCGCCATCGCGGGCGTCTGGGAGGGGCGCAGCGCGGCCCAGGAGTCCGTACGCCTGGAGGCCCAGGCCCTGCACGAGGTGAGCGCACGCTCCTCCGTCTATCCGGTGGAGGTCCGCGACCGTATCCGCGCCGATGTCGATGCCTATGTCGCCTATGTGATCGACGACGAGTGGAAGGCCATGACCGATACCGGGAGCCTCACGGAGCGGGGCACCCGGCTGCTGGACCGCGTCCGGGCCGATGTGACCGAGTACCAGCCGCGGACCGATCACGAGGGGCAGGCGTACCAGCCACTGGTGGACCAGGTGGCCGCGGCCGATGACGCACGCGGCTCCCGGGGGCAGAGCGCGGGGGCCACGATGCCCGGGGTGGTGTGGTTCGGCCTGATCACCGGGGCGATGGTCACGGTGGGGCTGATCTTCACGCTGCAGATCCGCAGAACGTTCCGCGAACTGCTGCTCGCGGGCCTCTTCAGCGTGCTGATCGCCTTCCTGCTCTTCCTGATCTGGGACTTCGACTCACCCTTCGGGCGGGGCATCTCGGCCACCACCGCACCGTTCGTCGATCTGTTTCCGGACGCCGCTCGCGATTAG
- a CDS encoding CapA family protein → MTKRIRQSTVAAVTVLLAATACSAQQSPAPGEAAGLRATAGEAGRGAGGIAADKARAFTLVAAGDVLPHSSVIDRAAADAGGLGYDFGPMLKGAAPVVSRADLAICHMETVYGQDGGPYTGYPSFKSPPEVAQGLRATGFDSCSTASNHTLDDGAGGIDRTLAALDKEGIAHAGSARSAAEAARPTLLKAGPGRHAAKVAHLAYTYGTNDIPLPEGRPWAVNLIDEQKIVADARAARKAGADVVAVSLHWGTEWQDEPDEKQLTLGRRLTAATSEGRPDIDLILGTHAHVPQAYEKVNGTWVIYGMGDQIAGAMINYQGAQDPRGNQSSIGRFTFEPPARPGKRWTVKKAEFVPQWYDTTAGRVVSLNAAIDEGAGHHREVRDRIRDIVLGRGAAEDGLTMGK, encoded by the coding sequence ATGACGAAGCGCATCCGACAGAGCACCGTGGCCGCCGTCACCGTGCTGCTCGCGGCAACAGCGTGTAGCGCGCAGCAGTCTCCGGCCCCGGGCGAGGCGGCCGGGCTGCGGGCGACCGCCGGGGAGGCAGGCCGGGGAGCGGGTGGCATCGCCGCGGACAAGGCGCGTGCCTTCACCCTCGTGGCCGCCGGCGACGTCCTGCCGCACTCCTCGGTCATCGACCGGGCCGCGGCGGACGCCGGCGGTCTGGGCTACGACTTCGGCCCGATGCTCAAGGGCGCCGCCCCCGTCGTCTCCCGGGCGGACCTGGCCATCTGTCACATGGAGACGGTGTACGGGCAGGACGGCGGCCCGTATACCGGCTACCCCTCCTTCAAATCGCCGCCCGAGGTGGCGCAGGGCCTGCGCGCCACCGGCTTCGACTCCTGTTCCACCGCGTCGAACCACACGCTGGACGACGGTGCGGGCGGCATCGACCGCACGCTCGCCGCCCTGGACAAGGAGGGCATCGCACACGCCGGCTCGGCCCGCTCCGCCGCCGAGGCCGCCCGGCCCACCCTCCTGAAGGCGGGCCCGGGCCGGCACGCCGCCAAGGTCGCCCATCTCGCGTACACCTACGGAACCAACGACATCCCCCTGCCCGAAGGGCGGCCCTGGGCGGTCAACCTGATCGACGAACAGAAGATCGTCGCTGATGCCCGGGCGGCCCGGAAGGCGGGCGCGGACGTGGTGGCCGTGTCCCTGCACTGGGGCACCGAGTGGCAGGACGAACCCGATGAGAAGCAGCTCACGCTCGGCCGCCGGCTCACCGCCGCCACGTCCGAGGGCCGCCCGGACATCGACCTGATCCTGGGCACTCACGCCCATGTCCCGCAGGCGTACGAGAAGGTCAACGGCACCTGGGTCATCTACGGCATGGGCGACCAGATCGCCGGTGCGATGATCAACTACCAAGGGGCCCAGGACCCGCGCGGCAACCAGAGCTCCATCGGCCGCTTCACCTTCGAACCGCCCGCCCGGCCGGGGAAGCGCTGGACCGTGAAGAAGGCCGAGTTCGTCCCCCAGTGGTACGACACGACCGCGGGCCGGGTCGTGAGCCTCAACGCCGCCATCGACGAGGGCGCCGGCCACCACCGCGAGGTGCGCGACCGCATCCGCGACATCGTCCTCGGCCGCGGCGCCGCCGAGGACGGACTCACCATGGGGAAGTGA
- a CDS encoding LysR family transcriptional regulator, translating to MQFQQLAYFVAVAEARHFTRAAEEVHVSQPSLSQQIKALESELGAELFSRARGNIALTDAGEALLPLARRILADADTARHEVQELVQLRRGRIRLGATPSLCTGLLPGVLRAFHDLHPGIQLLLEEGGSHDLVRQLARGALDLALVVLPLPAASPALTTVELLQEDLVVVSSAAGPAPGRKGRVRIADLQGEPLVMFRHGYDLRELTVAACRAEGFEPSFTVEGGEMDAVLGFVRAGLGVAVVPSMVANQAGHDLRTTPLASPGLRRTIALAHRSDVAPPRAARELQRVLLGRGRAGGHG from the coding sequence ATGCAGTTCCAGCAGCTCGCCTACTTCGTCGCCGTGGCCGAGGCCAGGCACTTCACCCGCGCCGCCGAGGAGGTACACGTCTCTCAGCCTTCGCTCTCCCAGCAGATCAAGGCGCTGGAGAGCGAGCTGGGCGCCGAACTCTTCAGCCGAGCCCGGGGCAACATCGCCCTGACCGACGCGGGCGAGGCACTGCTTCCGCTGGCCCGCCGGATCCTCGCCGACGCGGATACGGCGCGGCACGAGGTGCAGGAACTGGTCCAGCTGCGCCGGGGCCGCATCAGGCTCGGGGCCACACCCAGTCTCTGCACGGGCCTGCTGCCCGGCGTGCTGCGGGCCTTCCACGATCTGCACCCCGGAATCCAGCTGCTGCTGGAGGAGGGCGGCTCGCACGATCTCGTACGGCAGCTGGCGCGTGGGGCACTGGATCTCGCGCTCGTCGTGCTCCCCCTGCCCGCCGCGTCACCCGCGCTGACGACGGTGGAGCTGCTGCAGGAGGACTTGGTCGTGGTGTCGTCGGCCGCGGGGCCGGCCCCGGGGCGGAAGGGGCGGGTGCGGATCGCCGATCTCCAGGGCGAGCCGCTGGTGATGTTCCGGCACGGCTATGACCTGCGGGAACTGACCGTCGCCGCGTGCCGGGCCGAGGGCTTCGAGCCGTCGTTCACGGTGGAGGGCGGCGAGATGGACGCGGTCCTCGGCTTCGTACGGGCGGGGCTCGGCGTGGCCGTGGTACCGAGCATGGTCGCGAACCAGGCCGGGCACGACCTGCGGACGACACCGTTGGCCTCGCCGGGGCTGCGCCGGACGATCGCGCTGGCCCACCGCAGTGACGTGGCACCGCCGCGGGCTGCGCGGGAGCTGCAGAGGGTGCTGCTGGGGCGGGGGCGTGCGGGCGGTCACGGGTGA
- a CDS encoding sigma-70 family RNA polymerase sigma factor: protein MTTTKTGERALADLQREHGPALFHFLLGLTFGDRQRAEDLLQETLVHAWQHPEAFDAPYDSMRPWLFTVGRRLAIDARRSRLARPAEVSDAVLESAPAPQDTADSAVRALDVREAVKTLSPEHRAVLVQIYFRGMSVGETARELGIPAGTVKSRSYYALRLLSRSLPGYSSRSSSLSRPRMADASATST from the coding sequence ATGACCACGACGAAGACGGGCGAGCGTGCCCTCGCGGATCTCCAGCGGGAACACGGCCCCGCACTGTTCCACTTCCTGCTGGGGCTGACCTTCGGCGACCGGCAGCGCGCGGAGGATCTGCTCCAGGAGACGCTGGTTCACGCCTGGCAGCACCCGGAGGCGTTCGACGCCCCCTACGACTCGATGCGCCCCTGGCTGTTCACCGTCGGCCGGCGCCTCGCCATCGACGCCCGCCGGTCGCGCCTGGCCCGTCCGGCGGAAGTGAGCGACGCCGTACTCGAAAGCGCACCGGCGCCGCAGGACACCGCGGACTCGGCGGTCCGCGCGCTCGATGTGCGCGAGGCGGTGAAGACGCTCAGCCCGGAACACCGCGCGGTGCTGGTGCAGATCTACTTCCGTGGGATGAGCGTGGGCGAGACGGCGCGGGAACTCGGCATACCCGCGGGCACCGTCAAGTCCCGTTCCTACTACGCGCTGCGGCTCCTGTCGCGCAGTCTGCCCGGCTACTCCAGCAGGTCCTCCTCGTTGAGCAGGCCCAGGATGGCGGACGCCTCCGCGACCTCCACATAG
- a CDS encoding SAM-dependent methyltransferase, whose amino-acid sequence MERPAWAPQGIDISVPSVSRMYDFYLGGSHNFEVDREAARKAMEFMPGLPKIMQANRAFMRRAVQYAATEGISQFLDIGSGIPTFGNVHEVALAGDPAAKVAYVDHDPVAVAHSQAVLEGVDNTVIAAADLRRPQDILTNPAISGLLDFDRPVALLLVAVLHFVEDADDPYTAVAELREALAPGSLLVMTHASYEGIPLTEEEAGGAVGVYRHIRNPLVMRSRAEVSRFFEGYELVDPGLVSMPEWRPDAPVTEGQEDPFAFSGFAGVGRKA is encoded by the coding sequence ATGGAGCGTCCCGCCTGGGCACCGCAAGGCATTGACATTTCAGTGCCGAGCGTGTCCCGCATGTATGACTTCTATCTGGGCGGCTCGCACAATTTCGAGGTGGACCGGGAAGCGGCCCGTAAGGCCATGGAGTTCATGCCGGGCCTTCCCAAGATCATGCAGGCGAATCGCGCCTTTATGCGCCGGGCCGTGCAGTACGCCGCAACCGAGGGCATCAGTCAGTTTCTGGACATCGGTTCCGGCATTCCGACGTTCGGTAATGTCCACGAAGTCGCCCTGGCCGGAGACCCGGCGGCCAAGGTGGCGTACGTCGATCACGACCCGGTCGCCGTCGCACACAGCCAGGCCGTGCTGGAGGGCGTCGACAACACCGTGATCGCCGCAGCCGACCTGCGCCGCCCTCAGGACATCCTGACGAACCCCGCGATCTCCGGACTCCTCGACTTCGACCGTCCGGTGGCGCTGCTCCTCGTCGCGGTACTGCACTTCGTCGAGGACGCCGACGACCCGTACACCGCCGTCGCCGAACTGCGCGAGGCGCTGGCCCCCGGCAGTCTGCTCGTGATGACCCATGCCTCGTACGAGGGGATACCGCTCACCGAGGAAGAGGCCGGCGGCGCGGTCGGCGTCTACCGCCACATCCGCAACCCGCTCGTCATGCGCTCGCGCGCCGAGGTGAGCCGGTTCTTCGAGGGGTACGAACTGGTCGACCCCGGCCTCGTCTCGATGCCCGAGTGGCGTCCGGACGCGCCCGTGACGGAGGGCCAGGAAGACCCGTTCGCCTTCTCGGGCTTCGCAGGAGTGGGACGCAAGGCGTGA
- a CDS encoding succinate dehydrogenase, with protein sequence MALATRTDRRPSMTRTLWDSTVGKKTIMAVSGLVMLLYLVAHMIGNLKIFFGPGEFNRYAHWLRTMGEPVLHHEWALWLVRVGLVAAVVLHAVSAYQLSRRDIRARPSKYVHRKPRASYATRTMRWGGIILALFIVWHILDLTTGTVHPGGFQSGHPYQNVIDTFSTWYGNVIYIAAVLALGLHVRHGFWSAAQTLGVGNATRDRILKTTANTLALVLTAGFVSVPVAVMTGVVS encoded by the coding sequence ATGGCATTGGCAACACGGACGGACCGGCGGCCGTCCATGACGCGCACGCTCTGGGACTCAACCGTCGGCAAAAAAACGATCATGGCCGTGAGCGGCCTGGTCATGCTCCTCTACCTGGTCGCCCACATGATCGGGAACCTGAAGATCTTCTTCGGGCCCGGGGAGTTCAACCGTTACGCCCACTGGCTGCGGACCATGGGGGAGCCCGTCCTCCACCACGAGTGGGCGCTCTGGCTCGTCCGCGTGGGACTGGTCGCCGCCGTCGTCCTGCACGCGGTCTCCGCGTACCAGCTGAGCCGCCGCGACATCAGGGCCCGCCCCAGCAAGTACGTCCACAGGAAGCCGCGCGCGAGCTACGCCACGCGCACCATGCGCTGGGGCGGAATCATCCTGGCGCTGTTCATCGTCTGGCACATCCTCGACCTGACCACCGGCACCGTGCACCCGGGCGGATTCCAGTCCGGACATCCGTACCAGAACGTCATCGACACCTTCTCGACCTGGTACGGCAACGTCATCTACATCGCCGCGGTGCTCGCCCTCGGCCTGCACGTACGGCACGGGTTCTGGAGCGCCGCACAGACCCTCGGCGTGGGCAACGCGACCCGCGACCGCATCCTCAAGACGACGGCCAACACCCTCGCGCTGGTGCTGACTGCCGGATTCGTCTCCGTGCCCGTCGCCGTCATGACCGGAGTGGTGAGCTGA
- a CDS encoding polysaccharide deacetylase family protein, giving the protein MKSDQQPQQRPDRRALLRLALGLGAAATVHLIAADPAATPLRPGGAPPAGGGAAGPPAQAGARPSAYRLQPMTDRTPPRFRRAAPPVRTRPLEELPDLGRSMVLSFDDGPDPRYTPGILATLRKHRVRAMFFVCGEMAVDNQDLLHEMADDGHVVANHSWSHPLIPGLSRAGIRDELGRTSDIVEKTLGEAPLWYRAPYGAWNRNSFEIGAALGMEPLAWTVDTLDWTAPGTGTIVRRVLDGAAPGVVVLSHDAGGDRSQSVAALRRYLPELLADGYRITVPHRM; this is encoded by the coding sequence ATGAAATCCGATCAGCAGCCTCAGCAACGACCGGACCGACGTGCACTGCTCCGGCTGGCCCTCGGTCTGGGAGCCGCCGCCACCGTGCACCTGATCGCCGCGGACCCCGCTGCCACCCCCCTCCGTCCCGGGGGCGCGCCGCCCGCGGGGGGAGGAGCCGCGGGGCCGCCCGCGCAGGCGGGGGCGAGGCCATCGGCGTACCGCCTCCAGCCCATGACGGACCGCACCCCGCCCCGGTTCCGGAGGGCCGCGCCTCCTGTACGCACCAGGCCGCTGGAGGAGCTGCCGGACCTCGGGCGTTCCATGGTGCTCAGCTTCGACGACGGCCCCGATCCCCGGTACACCCCGGGCATCCTGGCCACCCTTCGCAAGCACCGGGTCCGGGCGATGTTCTTCGTCTGCGGCGAGATGGCCGTCGACAACCAGGACCTGCTGCACGAGATGGCGGACGACGGGCACGTCGTCGCCAACCACTCCTGGTCCCATCCGCTGATCCCCGGGCTGTCCCGGGCCGGTATCCGCGACGAGTTGGGCCGTACCAGCGACATCGTCGAGAAGACGCTCGGCGAAGCGCCGCTCTGGTACCGGGCACCGTACGGGGCGTGGAACCGCAACTCGTTCGAGATCGGGGCCGCGCTTGGCATGGAACCCCTCGCGTGGACCGTCGACACCCTGGACTGGACGGCCCCGGGCACCGGCACCATCGTCCGCCGGGTCCTGGACGGTGCGGCGCCCGGCGTCGTCGTGCTCTCCCACGACGCGGGCGGCGACCGTTCGCAGAGTGTCGCCGCCCTGCGCCGGTACCTGCCCGAACTGCTCGCCGACGGCTACCGCATCACCGTTCCGCACAGGATGTGA
- a CDS encoding SCO0930 family lipoprotein — protein MNTWRNASLAVTATALLALTAACGQEKGTAGPNGQVVGNAVPAEQPADGGYGSDGGYGSDTAGNTAAGEAAPPEEAGQLAVRNSKNLGKVLTDSAGFTLYRFDKDTANPPASNCEGECAKTWPVVAAGNAVAAAGTDAALLGSVVRADGSRQLTVAGWPMYRYAKDTGPGDVNGQGVGGTWFAAAPDGKKAAAVNAGAGGAAEPAGLAGLSVRKDPKLGDIVVDKRGMTVYRFKKDTAWPMKSACADDCLKKWPVVEPVAKNEVEDITTKGYVTFDRPDGIKQQTLDCWPIYTFSGDVRPGDTNGQGVGGTWYAVSPDAKLVGASK, from the coding sequence ATGAACACCTGGCGCAACGCCTCGCTCGCGGTGACGGCGACGGCCCTGCTCGCCCTGACGGCGGCGTGCGGTCAGGAGAAGGGCACCGCCGGTCCGAACGGGCAGGTCGTGGGCAACGCCGTCCCCGCCGAGCAGCCGGCCGACGGCGGATACGGCTCCGACGGCGGCTACGGCTCGGACACCGCAGGGAACACCGCCGCAGGAGAGGCGGCCCCGCCCGAGGAAGCCGGGCAGCTCGCCGTCCGGAACAGCAAGAACCTGGGAAAGGTGCTCACCGACAGCGCGGGCTTCACGCTTTACCGCTTCGACAAGGACACCGCGAACCCACCCGCGTCGAACTGCGAGGGCGAGTGCGCGAAGACCTGGCCGGTCGTGGCCGCGGGCAACGCGGTCGCCGCGGCGGGTACCGACGCCGCACTGCTCGGATCGGTCGTACGCGCCGACGGGAGCAGGCAACTGACGGTCGCGGGCTGGCCGATGTACCGGTACGCCAAGGACACCGGTCCGGGAGACGTCAACGGGCAGGGCGTCGGCGGCACGTGGTTCGCCGCCGCACCCGACGGGAAGAAGGCCGCCGCCGTGAACGCCGGAGCGGGCGGCGCCGCGGAGCCGGCCGGCCTCGCGGGACTTTCGGTCCGCAAGGACCCGAAACTCGGCGACATCGTCGTCGACAAGCGCGGAATGACCGTGTACCGGTTCAAGAAGGACACTGCGTGGCCGATGAAATCAGCATGCGCCGATGACTGCCTCAAGAAGTGGCCCGTGGTCGAACCTGTGGCCAAGAATGAGGTGGAGGACATCACGACGAAGGGTTATGTCACCTTCGACCGGCCCGACGGTATCAAGCAACAGACGCTCGACTGCTGGCCGATTTACACCTTCTCCGGCGACGTCAGGCCCGGAGACACCAACGGGCAGGGTGTCGGGGGGACATGGTACGCGGTGTCACCCGACGCCAAACTGGTCGGAGCGTCCAAGTAG
- a CDS encoding class F sortase, producing the protein MGRDQWGAERTRRAPWGAIALVLLTGLALMRNGTDIAAGPPQPAAAASLKERQDPAAAPLAGEPVQPLPYAPAARVKIGSIRVDAPMIDVNLDPNGWIEAPPPEDPNLAGWYQNGISPGQRGTAVVVGHVDNKSGPAVFYGLGAVKKGQRVEVARYDGRVAVFEVYGVDVFAKNDFPGARVYGDTGHAELRVITCGGAYSKAGGYDGNVVVFARMVATR; encoded by the coding sequence ATGGGCCGGGACCAATGGGGAGCCGAGCGGACCAGGCGCGCGCCGTGGGGCGCGATCGCCCTGGTGCTGCTCACGGGCCTCGCCCTCATGCGGAACGGCACCGATATCGCCGCGGGACCACCGCAGCCCGCGGCCGCCGCCTCGCTGAAGGAGCGTCAGGACCCCGCTGCGGCGCCGCTCGCGGGTGAGCCCGTCCAGCCGCTGCCGTACGCGCCCGCGGCCCGCGTGAAGATCGGCTCGATCCGCGTGGACGCACCGATGATCGATGTGAATCTGGACCCGAACGGCTGGATCGAGGCGCCGCCCCCCGAGGACCCCAACCTCGCGGGCTGGTACCAGAACGGCATCTCGCCCGGCCAGCGGGGCACCGCCGTGGTCGTCGGCCACGTCGACAACAAGTCGGGGCCCGCCGTCTTCTACGGTCTGGGCGCCGTGAAGAAGGGGCAGCGCGTCGAGGTCGCCCGGTACGACGGCCGGGTCGCGGTGTTCGAGGTGTACGGGGTCGACGTCTTCGCCAAGAACGACTTTCCCGGTGCCCGGGTGTACGGCGACACGGGTCATGCGGAGCTCCGGGTCATCACCTGTGGCGGCGCCTACTCGAAGGCCGGCGGCTACGACGGGAACGTGGTCGTCTTCGCCCGGATGGTCGCCACACGCTGA